In Candidatus Poribacteria bacterium, the sequence GGCGACCACATCCACGTGTCCGCAAGGATGACGGCGATCATTGCGGGCACGGGGCGGTCGAACCACTGCACCTGCCAGCCGAAGAGCGTCCGCGTGGCGAAGTTGAGAATGCCGAACGTCGGTTCGTAGATGAACCCGAAGAAGACGCCGACGGCGACGGGAGCCATCATCATCGGCGCGAGGAGGAGCGAGACGACCAGCTTGCGGCCTGGGAAGTCGTCGCGCAGCAGGAACGCCAGTCCCGACCCGATGGCAAACTGGAGCGTCACCGTACCGAGCACGAAGACGCCCGTCGTCACGAACCGCCGCCAGAAGTAGGCGTTGGAGAGCAGCGCCGCGTAGTTCGCCACGCCGGTGAAGACGGGCGCTTGCGGCTTCAGGGCGGAGTAATCGTAGAAGCTGAGCCCCAGCGACCAGAGGAGCGGAAAGACGAACATCCCGATCAGCAGCGCGCCCGTCGGCGCGAGCAGCCAGACGGCAAGACGGGCGTCGCGGCTGGAGCCCCGGCGAACGGCCGCGCGGTCGTCACTTTTCGCCGGGTTGTGGGCTCGGCTCACGCAGAGTTTCCCCGATCCCGCTCAGTGGGCTCCACTGGCACGCTGTAGGATCTCATCCTGCTTCTGAGCGACCGTGTCGAGCGCCGTCTTGGGGTCCTTGTCGCCGGAGATGACGGCGTGGAGCTCCTCCTGCTGGACCGTGAGCATCTCGAAGAACGACGGGTTCTTCCACACGTCTCGCTGGTACGGGATTGAGTCGGAGAAGGCGCGCGTCCACGGTGACTGCGAGCGGAACTCCTCGCTGGAGACGATCGCCGTCACCGACGGAAGTCCGCCGCCCTGCGCGAACCGGCGCTGTTGTTCTTCCTGGAACCACCACTTGATGTAAGCGAGCACATCGTCCATGTGCTGCGTCTTGGAGCCGACGACGAACGGCTGTCCACCCAGGTTGAACGCGCGACGGGCAACGCCATCCTTGCCCTTGTGACCCGGAGGAACCGCGACCATCAGCTTGTCGGCGACCTTCGATGTCGTTGCGTCGAACAGCGGCGGACAGACGGCGATCCAGTTGATCGCCATGGCGACAACGCCCTGGGCGACGGCGTTGTTGATTCCGTCGAAGTCGTAGTTCGTCGCGCCCGGTGGCTGGAACTTGAGGAGATCGCGGTAGAACGTGAGCGATTCGACGGCTGCCGGCGAGTTGAGCACGCCGCTCACCTTGTGGGTATCCCAGTCCCAGATGTCCCCGCCCCAGTTGTAGAGCGTCAGGTACCACCCCATGCTGAGGAAGTCGTAGGACTTGCTGTAGGGAAGCGCGATCCCAAAGAAGTCGTTGGCGAGCTTCTCTCCGGCGAGCGTCTGCCCCGCCTTGCGCGTGAAGAACTCGGCGAAGTCGCGCACCTGGACCCAATCGGCGTCGTCGAACTCCTCGTAGGTCTGGGGCAGGTCGTATCCGTACTTCTTGCGGAACGCCTGGCGTTCGCCCTCATGCGAGAAGAGGTCCTTGCGGATCATGAAGCCCTTCACGTCGGCTTCCTGAGGGAACCCGTAGTAGGTCTGGGAACCTTCGGGATACGCGCAGTAGGCGGCCCGGAGGGCTGGGTCCATCCCGTCGAGGATCGCCTTGAGCGCCGGGTCCTGGTCCATGTACGGGTTCAACTCGACGATGTAGCCGCTCGCCGCGAACGCCCCGATCCACTGGCTGTCCGAGACGAACAGGTCATACGCCGGGTCGCCAGCGGCGAGGGCGGCTGCGAGGCGCTCGTAGTAGCTGCTCCACGGGATTCCCTCGAAGTCGATCTGGACGGGATGTCCGAGGGTCTCCGTCGCGTAGGCGGTGAAGTCCTTCGAGATGTCCGCCATCAGTTTGGTCGGACCCCAATCTGGGCCCGTCATCTTCAGCACGACCGGAGCTTGGGGAGCCTTCGCCTTGTCGCGCTTGCAGCCCACGGGCGACAGCGCGAGGGCAACAACAGCGAGTAGGCTGCCGACCCAGAGGGCTCGACGCATTCGCAGATTCCGCATCCTAGGTCCTTTCTCGTCCCTCACGATCCGAGGAGTCTCGGAGTGACCGAGGGATCATCTGTTCTGAGGCGGGATCGACCGCGTAGATACGGTCGTCGCTCGCCCACGCGTGCACGGAACCCCCGCCCGCCCGGTGGGACGAACCGGCGGGAGCGATCGCTTTGACGTGGTGAGTTCCTGCGGCGAGCGTGACGACTTCGTAGTCGCCGCAGGGCTCGACGGCATAGATCGACGCGCGGAACTCGATGCCGTCCGCGCTGTTCGCACTGTAAGCCTCTCCGAAGCGCACGTCTTCCGGTCGGAACCCGATCTGGCAGCCTCCTGCCGGCAGGCTTCGGTTCAGCCTCGCTCCGGCGAGCCAGTCCGCTGTCACGGTTCCATCGCCTCGGACTGTGATCGGCAGCAGGTTCATGGGCGGATCGCCGACGTAGCTCGCGGTGAACAACCGCTTGGGATCGAAGTAGATGCGCTCCGGCGTCTCGATCTCGACGACGGACCCCTCCTTCAGGACGGCGATCCGATCCGCCATCGTGAGGGCTTCGAGCTGGTCCGGCGTCGCGTAGATGAGCGTGCTCCCCATCTCCTGATGGAGCCGCTTGAGCTCGGCGCGCATGGCGTCCCGGAGCTGCGCGTCGAGGTTCGACAGCGGCTCGTCGAACAGGTACACGTCGGCGGGTCGCACGATGGCTCGACCGATGGCGACGCGCTGCATCTCTCCGCCGCTGCAGGTGGACGGCAGCCTGCCCAGCACGTGCTCGATGCCCAGCGTCGCCGCGACGCGCTCCGCGCGCCTGCGTGCTTCGTCGGTTGGCACGCGCCGCTCGCGCAGCGGGTACATGAGGTTCTCGATGACGGTCATGTGGGGGTAGAGGGCGTAGCTCTCGAACACCATGGCGACGTTCCGCTGGGATGGCGGCACATCGACCACGGGTCGTCCGTCGATGAGGACATCGCCCGCGTCGAGTGTTTCGAGTCCGGCGATGCAGCGCATCAGCGTCGTCTTGCCCGCGCCGGAGGGACCCAACAGGCAGAAGAACTCGCCGTCGTCCACGTCGATGGAGACGCCCTTCAGCGCGTCGACGTGCGCGAACCGCTTGGAGACCTCGCGGACGGAAACGGATGCCACGGATGCCCTCACGCAGGAAGCGTCGGCGAAGCGGAGGGCA encodes:
- a CDS encoding sugar ABC transporter permease, which translates into the protein MSRAHNPAKSDDRAAVRRGSSRDARLAVWLLAPTGALLIGMFVFPLLWSLGLSFYDYSALKPQAPVFTGVANYAALLSNAYFWRRFVTTGVFVLGTVTLQFAIGSGLAFLLRDDFPGRKLVVSLLLAPMMMAPVAVGVFFGFIYEPTFGILNFATRTLFGWQVQWFDRPVPAMIAVILADTWMWSP
- a CDS encoding ABC transporter ATP-binding protein gives rise to the protein MRASVASVSVREVSKRFAHVDALKGVSIDVDDGEFFCLLGPSGAGKTTLMRCIAGLETLDAGDVLIDGRPVVDVPPSQRNVAMVFESYALYPHMTVIENLMYPLRERRVPTDEARRRAERVAATLGIEHVLGRLPSTCSGGEMQRVAIGRAIVRPADVYLFDEPLSNLDAQLRDAMRAELKRLHQEMGSTLIYATPDQLEALTMADRIAVLKEGSVVEIETPERIYFDPKRLFTASYVGDPPMNLLPITVRGDGTVTADWLAGARLNRSLPAGGCQIGFRPEDVRFGEAYSANSADGIEFRASIYAVEPCGDYEVVTLAAGTHHVKAIAPAGSSHRAGGGSVHAWASDDRIYAVDPASEQMIPRSLRDSSDREGRERT
- a CDS encoding extracellular solute-binding protein, encoding MRNLRMRRALWVGSLLAVVALALSPVGCKRDKAKAPQAPVVLKMTGPDWGPTKLMADISKDFTAYATETLGHPVQIDFEGIPWSSYYERLAAALAAGDPAYDLFVSDSQWIGAFAASGYIVELNPYMDQDPALKAILDGMDPALRAAYCAYPEGSQTYYGFPQEADVKGFMIRKDLFSHEGERQAFRKKYGYDLPQTYEEFDDADWVQVRDFAEFFTRKAGQTLAGEKLANDFFGIALPYSKSYDFLSMGWYLTLYNWGGDIWDWDTHKVSGVLNSPAAVESLTFYRDLLKFQPPGATNYDFDGINNAVAQGVVAMAINWIAVCPPLFDATTSKVADKLMVAVPPGHKGKDGVARRAFNLGGQPFVVGSKTQHMDDVLAYIKWWFQEEQQRRFAQGGGLPSVTAIVSSEEFRSQSPWTRAFSDSIPYQRDVWKNPSFFEMLTVQQEELHAVISGDKDPKTALDTVAQKQDEILQRASGAH